catcgagcttcagtctcctccaagggtcgctacagctctgaggtcgccttggcatacgctgggagcctcatatacactccagagcggtggtaagagttacaccagtgttacacacccacacacacacacacacaaacacatttatatttattttctattatgtatatgtaaaggtgtttatttttgtaatctgtatctatatgcatttactaacttggcttaagttattaactgaaccagtcttttaagttattcagtccagttcagattgccactccttgttacttacttttacttacttaaataatcttcaattttgtattgttacttaatttaagggttaactttaagatattaaatagcagttaaaatgtctccttttctcttttcttttaacccttccattgttagtgtgagcaacaccccttcatggtccatcccctagagttcagtgtatgctcacacgtaacaatatatatatatatatatatatatatatatatatatatatatatatatgttacggccattttggaaaattggtcgttttacaaaattgccggtcattatgcaaaaagaccaaattcgtggtcacattgcaaaatgacctaaatttctcaacattttgcaaaacgaccaagattttggtcagtttacaaaattatcgttggtcagtttgcaaaacgaccaagattttggtcagtttacaaaattatcgttggtcagtttacaaaatgtccatacagcaagcaggcagatgaaaaaaaaagcgagggaatgataaaacgtagtgaacataactaattttattgtgtgtcgaCCTTGTTGGAGCAAGAGGCACTGCATTTGCATCTGCTGTTGCATAATACAGAGTTTTTTAAACACTTGCAGCGTCTGGTCATACATGACTTAGTGCAAGAGCATTTAGCGAATCCCTGACCTTGTCCCATTGATTCTGCAATTGCTACTTCCCGCAGACTTACTTCCCGCTCCTGTACAACATCATCAAGAGAAACGAATTTTTCTAGACATGGAGTAAATTGGTTGCGAGTGTACACTTGTTTAAGCAGGCCGTGTTTTGTACCAAGCTTATATGTGCCATTGtccaatgcctgaaaaacaacTGCCTTCACATTAGGAAACTCTGCACGTCCGCGGTCAACTAATGGAACAGgaaccatcacagtttcccCTACCTTGGCTGGTTGAAATCTCTTCACAGAATTATCGATCATTTTTTGggcttgtttctgttgttctatGTTGGACTTCATTTGTTCAGTATGAATACTCTGACTCCGACTGCAGATGGAACAAAGCACAGACTCATCAGCATCGTTATTCCTCATAGAACACGGAGTATTAGAGTGACATGGGTTCTCACACACATTGCACACATTTAAACCAAAATATCTTTTGCCACAGGAGATGCAGTTAATGACAGCAGAtgcttcttcttgcttttcaacacctgtctcttcctcctctgtgtctgTGACCTCATTGACAACACCTAGTGCCTCTGCAAGCTGCTCCTCCGTCTGCATACCGTCCAGGACTTCCTCTGGTACAGAATTTGCGTCAACACCAAGACGAGCCTTCTGTCCATACATGGCCTCATATGGTGTCCTTCCAATTCCGGAGTGAAAGCGGGTATTTTTCTTCCACTGGACAAAGCGCAGTCCCTGTGACCATTGTGTAGAGTTGTTGTCCTTCATCCAACATGCGAGAATGGCTTCAATATCCCTGTTGGCACGTTCCACCGAGCCCTGCGATTGGGAATGTCGTGGTTTGCCATGAACCATCTTGCACTCTGGCCACATCATCAGAACTTCCTTGACAAGCTGAAAATTGAAAAGCGTATATCAGGTTTTGTCATATACAGGGTGATTCATTAACTCCAATATTGCTATGTTGTgagttttaaagagagagagagagagagagagagagagagagagagagagagagagagagagagagagagagatttacataaaTCATTTGTTCTTTACCTTATTTGAGAATTCTCTTCCATTGTCAGACTGCAGGATATGGGGGGCTCCTTTGTCACAGAATATATCAACGAGGTGGAAAGCAACCTCTTCAGCAGTTTTCGTCTGTAGAGCCCGAAGACACACCATCTTCGTCAAGTGATCCTGGTAGTTCAGAATGAAACGATGTTTTCCATCTGGCTGGCTCTGCATATCGATCAAGTCGACCTACAAATAGACAGAACATCAAAAAAGATTATGTAATATtgctagataataataatatatttgcaATCGTAAACAAAAGCAAGGGTATTAAAGACTCCCCTCTGACAACAAGCCATGGCAATAATGAAATTACTATCAACGGGCTTAACCAGTGCTTGTTTACTAACCTGAGCTCGTGAGTTCATACTGTTGGATACAATTGGCTTCACAGTCACAGACTTGCGTACAGTGCTTTTTTTCAGATGACACTCCTCACAGAACTGTAAATACAACTCAATTTGGGATCTTGAAACATTGGcatatttttcacttgtttccCTAAAGACAATAGTTCTACCTCCATGCCCACGTGCACGATGAATAGCATCGATCACATCGAACACATCTTCAGCGCATACGAATCTAAGATTAGTTCCCTTTTTCTGCAATTTCTTAACGGTGATACCTTCAACTGTGACTTCAAGGATTTCATACTTTCGTAACAAACGATAGTCTTTCTGAGTCTTTTTAATGTTAACACGTTTAAGTTCATCCAAGCGATTCATAATTTGTTCGCATTCATTTCTGTACAACAAACTCGAAGTATTTGATGCCTTCTTCTCCTCAGCCGCTATCAGCTTTGAATAAAAAtcagtttttctattttccattgTACAGATTTCCAGAGtataataaaatacacacaaagtacTGGGAGTAACACTACGTTGGTCGTCTTCTCCTGGCTTTCAGCAGTGCCTGACTGACCACAGTATCAACAGTCAGCTCCCATTActattgtggagagagagggggggaagaggggggaggataTTAAGTGAATGATCGACCAGCAATGAACCAGTAATTTGCAAaagtgaatgacaaaccagtaaaTGAACCAATATCTCCCTTTCCCGCCTATCCTTTAGTCATCCCTTTGTCACATgcttttccattaatttcatcacttatcatttctattttctacACAAGCTAACTAATCTATCTTACCTGCCCTTCGATGACGGCGCCTACACATACAAgagtgaatgacaaaccagtaaaTGAACCAATATCATAAGAGATAATTTACAGGAGAGAGTGGCAGCGAGGCCAGCAGAGATTGAACGAAGattaacaagggtgacatactCATATGAGTTCAGGGGGAAATCCAGCTGTgcgataaatgtgtgtgtgtgtgtgtgtgtgtgagatgattAGCTGAACCTAAAATAAGGACAGTTAAGCATACTCATTGGTTATGTACTGCAACTGTaacgttttatcattccctcgcttttttttccatctggctGCTTACTGTATGGAGATTTTGTAAACGGACCAAcaaaaatactgtttattttgtaaactgaccaaaatcttggtcgttttgcaaaatgttgagaaatttaggtcattttgcaatgtgaccacgaatttggtctttttgcataatgaccggcaattttgtaaaacgaccaattttccaaaatggccgtaacatatatatatatatatatatatatatatatatatatatatatatatatatatatatatatatatatatgtatatatatgtatatatatgtatatatatgtatatatatatgtatatatatgtatatatatgtatatatatatatgtatatatatgtatatatatgtatatatacatatatatacatatatatatatatatatatatatatatatatatatatatatatatatatatatatatatatatatatatatatatatatatatatatatatatatatatatatatatatatatatatatatatatatatatatatatatatatatatatatatatatatatatatatatatatatatatatatatatatatatatatatatatataatatatatatatatatatatatatatatatatatatatatatatatatatatatatgtatatatatatatatatatatatatatatatatatatatatatatatatatatatatatatatatatatatatatatatatatatatatatatatatatatatatatatatatatatatatatatatatatatatatatatatatatatatatatatatatatatatatatatatatatatatatatatgtatgtatatatatatatatatatatatatatatatatatatatatatatatatatatatatatatatatatatatatatatatatatatatatatatatatatatatatatatatgtatatatatatatatatatatatatatatatatatatatatatatatatatatatatatatatatatatatatatatatatatatatatatatatatatatatatatatatatatatatatatatatatatatatatatatatatatatatatatatatatatatatatatatatatatatatatatatatatatatatatatatatatatatatatatatatatatatatatatatatatatatatatatatatatatatatatatatatatatatatatatatatatatatatatatatatatatatatatatatatatatatatatatatatatatatatatatatatatatatatatatatatatatatatatatatatatatatatatatatatatatatatatatatatatatatatatatatatatatatatatatatatatatatatatatatatatatatatatatatatatatatatatatatatatatatatatatatatatatgtgtgtgtgtgtgtgtgtgtgtgtgtgtttgtgtgtgtgtgtgtgtgtgtaaggggtaTCAAATGATCTGCCTCCACGTGGTCCACTCTGGAAACGTCATTATAGACGGCTAAAGGGATCACAAAATAATTAATTGCAATGCCTTCTTAAACACCGCACCGAGAAAATAgagcaaggaggggaagggaagatggtggtggtggcgattgtctggagagagagagagagagagagagagagagagagagagagagagagagagagagagagagagagagagagagagagagagagagagagaggatgggggaggagatggtgctggtggtgacgatgatggagagagagcgGGAAAACTCAACTTATTTATTCACAACCTCGTATTTATTGAACCAGGACACTTAAAAGCTCACGGTTTGCTTAATCGTGGAGAGAAAGCTTTAGTAATGATTTTGAGAGAagttatacaaaaataaatgcaaaactaCAGGTTTTAAAGCATTCTTTTATTGTTATACATTTACGTTTTCAGTGCGGCAGTCAGATGTCAAGTGGCGGTGTCGAGACTGCGGTACGAGAAACATGTTCTTTACGGCGCTGATGGGAAAGGGGGCGTGGCCTCTTGAGATTCTGTCATCGTCCCgacttattttattcttcacACTTCTGTTTCAActcataatgtaaaaaaaaaaaaaaaaaaaaaaatagagacctAGCATTTCATTTTGGTATTGATGATGGATATTATAACTGTGATTTAGATGTAAATTAATTCTACTTACGCAATAAATCTATAAACTTCGAAATcagattatatttttcttgacaTTACTTTGTTAAATTACCATGCCTTAACAATAGCTGATAAAAACATTAGATATATTCCAAtgaattttcagtattttaaagATACAATATAACACAATAGTTCCGTTAATATTGATGTTATGGGATTTACAGAAATTAGGCTACATCCATACCTCTTCATTATAAGAACTTCCTGGCTACTATATGTATACCAACCCGAGAAACGTATATGGTGGTGATATTTCCACGTATGTACCAGATGTATATAATTCCTCTATGCTAACTGAATTTACAATTTCAGAATCATTCATTAAGACAGTCGAGTCAGTAGGTACTGAATTAATGATTAGCAATAAGaaatgtttgtatgtgtatctATAGAACTCCAAGTGGtcattttaataattttcataaTGCCATGAGTGTTATTCTTTATGATAAATATTTTCAAGGTAATTACATTTTTGGAAAGTTCAgtctaaatttaatgaaaaaaaaaacaatgataatgatgtttgTGAATTTATTAacttaatgcattttttttcttctttttctcatttataaCTAAATCTAATAGAGTTATTAACATCTCAGCTACACTTATTGATCACATATGGTCAACACAACTTgaacaaaacattaataattacATTATTAAAACTGATATCACTGACCACGTCCCTACACTCTTTCGGTTCAAAATTGAACATACACCACataaacttcatttttttttatagaagatTTATTACTTGTTTCGTCTGAATCTTTTATCACCGAGTTTGCACTTGACTAATTGTGTGCTTAATTTGTTTTAATGAggcttttaatttattttactatAAATTTGATAAATTATTTGTAAATAGTTTTCctaataagaagtaaaaaaaaaaaataaaaataaataaagaaattagcCTGTACATCACTtcaggtcaaaaaaaaaaaataataataatattaaagaaaaaaagtaagttgaAAAGGCTCATCCAAAGAGGGCCATTAACTTTTTCTAGCTTGTacagaaaatatagaaattaagATGAGTTTTACGGATtggtaaaaaaagtaaataaacaaataatatatatatatatatatatatatatatatatatatatatatatatatatatatatatatatatatatatatatatatatatatacatatatgtatatatatatataaaccccaaaaaatatataatatatataaaaagccCTAAAAACAACGAAAGGACAATAAATTTTATTCCTGGAAGAGCAAATAGCTTAAACAAGCGTAATATAAAATTAAAACCCTCCCTGCACGGATACCTCCAATAAACTTAATGAACACTTTCttaaaaataatattgaaataaatgaaactgAAGATGACCGCAAAATACTTTTTTACTTGTATCTGGCGTCTACCAATGAAACTGAAATAATTAGTTCTCAACACACTTACTACTAATACACCTGGTTATGATGGCATATCCCCAAATATACTTAaacattcttcctcttcaataTGCACTCCTCTTACACATACCATAAACCTCTCCTTAAAGACTGGTAATTTCCCAAACAAACTCAAATATGCCAAAGTGATTCCCTTATACAAATCAGGGGACAAAGATGACATGAAAAATTATCGTCCCATTTCCATACTTCATgccttcagtatttttttttttttttttttttgagaaaataATCTCCTCTTACCTGATGAGTTATTTAAATGATAATCTTTTAGCAGAACACAACATGGCTTTAGAGCACATCATTACACTGAGTCAGCTATACTACGCTTATGAACAATGTATACACTTGTttagaagaaaaattatacatCATAGGTATTTTTATAAAttcatcaaaagtttttgacGGCTTCGGTCGTAAcattttacttaaaaaaaaaaacatttaagaaaCAGGGGTTTCCTAAATTCATTAAAATGAAAGAGATAGCTCAGAATTCATTAAAATTAATTCAGTTgcagaaaataaaatgtatttaTAATGAATTTATTCTCCATTTAAAACTATTTCTAAACGCGTACCACAAAGTTCTTTACTGGgaacgatacacacacacacacacacacacacacacatatatatatatatatatatatatatatatatatatatatatatatatatatatatatatatatatatatatatatatatatatatatatatatatatatatatatatatatatatatatatatatatgacattgTAAATGTCagcacaaatttttttttcataatgtatgCAGATGGTCCTGCCCTATTGcttaaggatgaaaaaaaaaaaaaaacttagatgCACTTCATATGAACGTAATTTCAGAACTAAATAATGTAAAACTGGATTCAGGCAAATAAACTAAAActtgatattaaaaaaataaaaataaattatatttttttaatagatCTACGAAAAACTCCATTTCTCCTGTATTACTAtatggtgaaactataaaacaagtTGCTTAT
The DNA window shown above is from Scylla paramamosain isolate STU-SP2022 chromosome 41, ASM3559412v1, whole genome shotgun sequence and carries:
- the LOC135092860 gene encoding KRAB-A domain-containing protein 2-like; this translates as MENRKTDFYSKLIAAEEKKASNTSSLLYRNECEQIMNRLDELKRVNIKKTQKDYRLLRKYEILEVTVEGITVKKLQKKGTNLRFVCAEDVFDVIDAIHRARGHGGRTIVFRETSEKYANVSRSQIELYLQFCEECHLKKSTVRKSVTVKPIVSNSMNSRAQVDLIDMQSQPDGKHRFILNYQDHLTKMVCLRALQTKTAEEVAFHLVDIFCDKGAPHILQSDNGREFSNKLVKEVLMMWPECKMVHGKPRHSQSQGSVERANRDIEAILACWMKDNNSTQWSQGLRFVQWKKNTRFHSGIGRTPYEAMYGQKARLGVDANSVPEEVLDGMQTEEQLAEALGVVNEVTDTEEEETGVEKQEEASAVINCISCGKRYFGLNVCNVCENPCHSNTPCSMRNNDADESVLCSICSRSQSIHTEQMKSNIEQQKQAQKMIDNSVKRFQPAKVGETVMVPVPLVDRGRAEFPNVKAVVFQALDNGTYKLGTKHGLLKQVYTRNQFTPCLEKFVSLDDVVQEREVSLREVAIAESMGQGQGFAKCSCTKSCMTRRCKCLKNSVLCNSRCKCSASCSNKVDTQ